tattgattcaacctacacatgttctgatcttgattataaagatgatatcaagttgtcagaatctgttgttcaggatggctgtgtttcaaaggcgtgtgacactgtgttgtctagcCTGGTGTCGTTTTCGTAGTGCAGGCCTGGGGTAGAAACTGAGCCAGtcgggagttgtcagactggtcaactaagttttgagggtggatggctgactgacttcatcggtggctgctgtctctgccgttgttgttgttttctttcccttctctaacgccttcatgtgttgtcgaacacagtgtgtaacaagcatcgtctgctacaagcatgactgacatcagtctcggggtaaatgacgccccatgctaccatctaattttatagttttaaagttgatatgaaaatggagtattttgttaaactaataacatgtagagccaagtacgagtacttttaaacgtcgtatgaagcgaaaaggacttaattttgagaaaagtaatgactggaaatttttacgtttcatcaagggtattaactctcatggtttattattttaaactgtgatttCCGACTGattgtgttgatatttttatggcagtttggggcataatccagtaagtgatgaggcgttcacaaatctgtctctgaataaatatttaacggtctccttctccaactttccatcacatgttatcgtgtattgttgattgaatattggattgaacgggcaggtcaactacttgaaacaaaatgtcgcccttcgatgttgcaagcacgcgctttgaatatgtataaatatgtgtgcgcaattgatttttgcccatgaccttcagggctcagccaatagatctataaagtccacttgtagcattgattttagtattttccgaaaaagaccacttgggcgtagtgaaagccctgtacacagagtaaaacacacaagctttttatgtattgagtataatttcaaaatgtaatgcttaagatgagaaagatcagtttaaagcaaactaatcccaatagcattaattacagattaatttcccctttttttatctgcaccaaagacatgcaaaataaatataacttccatgcttaggaaaagaagttcctgtttgaaccaaaaattataaaaatgactgctcttgttgttgtgtcagaatatcagatcaaagttccaagtttagagaataattttttttcctgtttttatgccaaatttggtgtcaactgacaaagtatttgcagagaaaatggcaatgttaaagtttaccacggacacacacacacacagacaactgaacaccgggttaaaacatagactcactttgtttacacaagtgagtcagtttcagtttcagttgctcaaggaggcgtcactgcgctcggacaaaccatatacgctacaccacatctgccaagcagatgcctgaccagcagcgtaacccaacccagcgtaaaacaagtgagtcaaaaaagaagaagaaaaaaagggtggcgctgtcagtgtagcgacgcgctctccctaaggagagcagcccgattttcacacaaagaaatctgttgtaacaaaaagagtaatacaaatacaaaacaggcAAATGCAAGACGAATTAGGATAAAAGTGATTCCAATCGCAATAGGATTATATTCATTGTTTCTATTTTCAAGCATACCcaaaggacaaaaaacaacaacaaaaaaacagatgaaacatTTAAAACCGACTTTCCCTGCCAGTACACTTACATAAGGATATGATGATGGTTTTCAGGATGGGTGGATATAACGGAAGAACAGAAAAATGGATGTATTGAgacaatgacaagaaaaaaacgaACATGACTATTTCAACTATGTCTGTGACTTAGATTATTGATGACGTAAGGCGATAATCATAAAACAATCAAATCAAAGAGACGACTAAACTGAATGGCTATCAtgcttaaaaaaataaacaaatagaagcAGTTCTGCCTTATACACACATCAGTTCGTATTCCCCAAATAAGGTTatgtatggagagacaggcagatatcccTTATAAGTTAGAACTGCCATAAAATGTATAAAACACTGGACTAAACTGTAAGGAATTCCGATGACAAGACTGAAAATATCatcttttttgtttggtggtaGTCAGTAGTCTGCAGGAAAGATTTCAGACTGGTTCTTGTAATCAAGACCTTAAACAGAAAATTGCGCGTTGCTAAACTACTCCTGAACAAGACACCTGTCTTGAGATGGATTTCTGAGTAAAACCAGGAAGGTTACATCAACAATGTCGCATTCATTACCAGTGGGTCTGAGCCATGTCTCAGTTAAAAACACTGAATCATGGTTTCCTTCCACGGTTCAAGTCAAACgcgcacacaccttttttttttctttttttctttttttctttttttcttccaacaCAGCCAGATATGAAGATAATAATTCAAAGAATTCAGAATGTGCTTGTGTTGAAATACTGGTATCGATCCTGATCAGGTCAAAAAGATTATTTTTTCTAGAACAATCGAGAAAAATAGTTGGAACAGACTTGCAGCCGCTGTCGGAGAGCGGGGTACGATCGGAAATCCAAAGAGGAATTCTCCTCGCTTCCCGCGACCTCCTCTGTGAGGGCGCTTCTCCCTGGCAGGTGTCCCGAGAGCGGGAAGGCAGCGGGCATGAGTCGTGCAGGTGTTGGGACAGTGAAGGGCAGGAAGCACAGTTCTAAAAGAGGGTGACGGGGAGCCAGAAACATGAGGAGCGCTGACCGACGTCAGAGAAACTAAGCAGTGGTTTTGAAAATCCAGGAACCGGTCACGAGAATGACACATGGAAGGAAAAGTGTGTTGATCAATATCCTCGAGGTACACTTGTGATGGATGAGTGCACAGGAACTGGCACTGGTACACCGTACTAAGAAACCACTCACAATGGTCGGCGTTCTCACTatgaaacagagaagagagaaataatATTGTTTGTATCATACACTATAGGCCTTGTACTCAAAGAACACAATCCAAATTCGCTGCTATGACCGATGACTGTTGTATTCGAGGTtgtgatgacgggcgcaacagcccagtggttaaagcgttgactttcaatctgagggtccgcgTAGTTAAAGGTGGATGTTTTTCCGATCTCACCACCAGATATGCAGGCCTGCTAGTACctaaatccccttcgtgtgtaatacGCAtgccgaagatcaaatacgtacgttgaAAAATCCcttaatccatgacagcgttctgtgggttacaAGAAGAAGCAAGAACATAACCGGCATGcaacccatcccctccccccgaaaacggagtatgattgcctacatggtggtggaAAATAAAcgggcatgcacgtaaaagcgtacacgagtgaacgtgggagttgcagcccacgaacgaaaaaacaAGAGAAGTTGTGATGAGGCTTGACGCAGTTCATTTTCCCTCACAAGAAAACCCAGTCGTCAGCTTCCAAGTCCCAGTCATCCTCCGAATCGCACATGTATTGCAGAGGCCGTACTCTGACAGTGTCTGCGGCTGCTGAGTGTTGGAAATACTGCCAGGCTTTCTTTCCGCTGTTGTCTCTGATGTTGGAGTCCGCTTCTGCACACATAGGTGTGTTGCGGCATATATTGTCGCTCTgtacatattgtcgccggcaCTATGTGCCTACCATCACTGCTTATTTTGTCTCCCTgtacatattgtcgccggcaCTATGTGCCTACCATCACTGCTTATTTTGTCgccctgcacatattgtcgccggcaataatcatgtgcagaccatCACTGCTTATTTTGTCGcatgcacatattgtcgccgacaataattatgtgcagaccatCACTGCCTATTTTGTCGCCCTGCACATATTATCGCTGCACATACTGTCATCCTTCTGCACATGTCGCCCATCTGCAAGAAATGCAAGGTGGGTCACTACCAAAAATGAACTGcaccggcgacaatatatgcacgCAATGATTTGTTTAACGTACATAAAATCGCCGGGCATTACCATGACAGTTGTCTTGTTGTCGTTGGTATcatggttgtgtgttgttgtttttatcgtttttgctgctgttattgttcttgttgttgttgttgtgtgtctgtgtgtgtgtgtgtgtgagcgta
The sequence above is drawn from the Babylonia areolata isolate BAREFJ2019XMU chromosome 26, ASM4173473v1, whole genome shotgun sequence genome and encodes:
- the LOC143300207 gene encoding ankyrin repeat domain-containing protein SOWAHB-like translates to MHGHNDIVDLLLNVYKADSNIRDNSGKKAWQYFQHSAAADTVRVRPLQYMCDSEDDWDLEADDWVFL